The proteins below are encoded in one region of Danio rerio strain Tuebingen ecotype United States chromosome 14, GRCz12tu, whole genome shotgun sequence:
- the kctd16a gene encoding BTB/POZ domain-containing protein KCTD16a (The RefSeq protein has 4 substitutions compared to this genomic sequence) has translation MALSENCRTYQTPKDSGCAQSCSSDVVELNVGGQVYYTRHATLTSVPNSLLGKLFSSKKDISNDLTQDIKGRYFIDRDGFLFRYVLDYLRDKTVVLPDYFPEKGRLKREAEFFQLPELVKILTPDDYSHSDFDEASQGSDQRLYPASYLDARDRRYGFITVGYKSSCAFGRDTDPKARGIPKIFICGRVGLAKEVFGDALNESRDPDRLPERYTSQFYLKFRHLERAFDMLAESGFHIVACNSSLTTSPHNRHADDRYWSNNTEYVFYGKYSLFTLYVVLQKERK, from the coding sequence ATGGCCCTGACTGAAAATTGCAGGACTTATCAAACGCCCAAGGACAGTGGATGTGCTCAGAGTTGCTCTTCTGATGTGGTGGAGCTCAATGTAGGTGGACAGGTGTACTACACTCGCCATGTCACCCTCACCAGTGTGCCAAACTCACTGCTGGGTAAATTGTTCTCCTCTAAAAAAGACATTTCTAACGACCTCACGCAGGACATCAAGGGACGCTACTTCATCGACCGGGACGGATTTCTCTTTAGGTACGTGCTGGACTATCTCCGCGATAAGACTGTCGTCCTGCCGGATTATTTTCCGGAGAAGGGGAGGCTGAAACGCGAAGCTGAGTTTTTCCAGCTGCCCGAGCTCGTCAAAATCCTAACCCCAGATGATTATAGTCACAGTGATTTTGACGAAGCATCCCAGGGAAGCGACCAGAGGTTATATCCAGCCTCTTACCTGGACGCGCGCGACCGACGCTACGGCTTCATCACGGTCGGGTACAAGAGCTCGTGCGCATTCGGGAGGGACACTGATCCCAAAGCCCGCGGAATACCCAAAATCTTCATTTGCGGAAGAGTCGGTCTGGCGAAAGAAGTTTTCGGCGACGCACTAAACGAGAGCCGGGATCCTGACAGACCGCCGGAGCGTTACACTTCTCAGTTTTACCTGAAGTTTCGCCACCTGGAGCGAGCGTTTGATATGCTCGCGGAGAGCGGGTTCCACATCGTCGCGTGCAATTCATCACTCACCACATCTCCCCACAACAGGCATGCTGATGATAGATACTGGTCCAACAACACAGAGTACGTCTTCTATCGTAAGTACAGCTTATTTACTCTTTACGTTGTattacaaaaagaaagaaaataa